From Spirosoma aerolatum, one genomic window encodes:
- the rplU gene encoding 50S ribosomal protein L21 produces MYAIVEIAGQQFKIQKGRSIYTHRLEGDVDAALASDKVKVLLVDNEGSISVGAPTVAGATVSAKIVEHLKGEKVIVFKKKRRKGYKKKNGHRQYLTKVLIEDITL; encoded by the coding sequence ATGTACGCAATCGTAGAGATCGCAGGGCAGCAATTCAAGATCCAGAAAGGTCGTTCTATCTATACCCACCGGTTAGAGGGCGATGTGGACGCTGCACTTGCCTCCGACAAGGTGAAGGTTCTCCTTGTTGACAACGAAGGGAGCATTTCCGTCGGTGCCCCAACCGTCGCTGGAGCGACAGTATCGGCTAAAATTGTCGAACATCTGAAAGGCGAGAAAGTTATCGTCTTCAAGAAAAAACGTCGGAAAGGATACAAAAAGAAAAATGGACACCGTCAATACCTGACCAAAGTCCTGATCGAAGACATAACTCTGTAA
- a CDS encoding peptidoglycan DD-metalloendopeptidase family protein — protein MRRTATQWLLAIGCLCITLTAQAQERGRFKNNLRITPKNGATPNAPVVEQPQKADDPFEQETTQLRFNNQFEPKKELNPVVSEDTSQIDQGETSVVEVIDSVLVGNEWVKIADYYAVWDSRTIDPYNIDPLEFDETIDIKLYDPPANRYWSAPLNEGKMTSNFGFRWGRWHTGTDLDLETGNPVYAAFDGIVRVVGWDGNGYGRYVLIRHYNGLETLYGHLSKQTVETGQLIKAGDQIGLGGSTGRSSGPHLHFETRYEGNPFSPLNIYAFPENTILSDHFLLTGSVWDYLRGGRSSSSESRSKPRFKRTVLHKVRSGDTLSSIADRYGMSVSALKRKNHISGSRLRAGQKIRVH, from the coding sequence ATGAGAAGAACCGCTACACAGTGGCTTTTGGCCATTGGGTGCCTGTGCATAACCCTGACCGCACAGGCCCAGGAGCGTGGGCGATTTAAAAATAACCTGCGTATTACGCCCAAAAATGGGGCAACCCCAAACGCACCCGTCGTCGAACAGCCGCAAAAAGCGGACGACCCGTTTGAGCAAGAAACCACTCAGCTGCGCTTCAACAACCAGTTTGAGCCAAAAAAAGAATTAAACCCCGTTGTTAGCGAAGACACCAGTCAGATTGATCAGGGTGAAACAAGTGTCGTAGAAGTGATTGACTCTGTACTGGTCGGCAACGAATGGGTTAAAATCGCCGATTACTACGCGGTATGGGATTCCCGCACCATTGATCCGTACAATATCGATCCGCTTGAATTCGATGAGACGATTGATATTAAACTATACGATCCCCCTGCCAATCGCTACTGGTCGGCCCCGCTGAACGAGGGTAAAATGACCTCCAATTTCGGGTTTCGCTGGGGGCGCTGGCATACGGGCACCGATCTCGATCTGGAAACCGGCAACCCCGTTTATGCCGCCTTCGATGGCATTGTACGGGTCGTTGGCTGGGATGGTAATGGCTACGGCCGCTATGTGCTGATTCGGCATTACAATGGTCTTGAAACCCTGTACGGTCACCTATCCAAACAGACCGTCGAAACGGGGCAGCTCATCAAAGCAGGTGACCAGATTGGCCTAGGAGGCAGTACAGGGCGAAGTTCTGGCCCGCACCTGCACTTCGAAACGCGCTACGAAGGGAATCCATTTAGCCCGCTCAACATTTATGCTTTTCCTGAAAACACGATCCTGTCCGACCATTTTCTGTTAACCGGATCGGTATGGGATTACCTGCGGGGAGGGCGTTCAAGTTCGTCAGAATCTCGCTCTAAGCCTCGTTTCAAACGAACGGTTCTGCACAAAGTGCGCTCCGGTGACACCCTGAGTTCCATTGCGGATCGGTATGGCATGTCGGTGTCGGCCCTGAAGCGTAAAAACCACATATCGGGGTCACGGCTTCGGGCAGGGCAAAAAATTCGCGTACATTAA
- the trxB gene encoding thioredoxin-disulfide reductase: protein MTPEHVKCLIIGSGPAGYTAAIYASRANLQPVLFQGAQPGGQLTITTEVDNFPGYPNGVQGPQMMQDLEAQARRFGTDIRYGMVTKVEFMEQPGPGNPHRITVDDKYEITADSVIISTGATAKWLGLPSEMRLNGRGVSACAVCDGFFFRGQDVAIVGAGDTAAEEASYLANLCRKVYMLVRRDEMRASKFMQQRVKTAHNIEVLYNSVTEEILGDEDVEGVRIKNTETGEESILNVTGFFVAIGHKPNTDIFREFIDLDDNGYILTEKGSTRTNIPGVFACGDAQDNIYRQAVTAAGTGCMAALDAERYLVTLEMQPEEI from the coding sequence ATGACACCCGAACACGTTAAGTGCTTAATTATAGGTTCTGGTCCGGCCGGTTATACGGCAGCTATTTACGCATCCCGAGCAAATCTGCAACCCGTTCTGTTTCAGGGCGCTCAACCCGGCGGACAACTCACCATTACTACAGAAGTCGATAATTTTCCAGGATACCCCAATGGCGTGCAAGGTCCCCAAATGATGCAGGATCTGGAAGCGCAGGCTCGTCGGTTTGGCACCGACATCCGCTATGGCATGGTGACCAAAGTCGAATTTATGGAGCAGCCTGGTCCGGGGAACCCGCACCGCATTACCGTTGATGATAAGTATGAAATCACGGCCGATTCAGTTATTATTTCAACCGGTGCCACTGCTAAATGGCTCGGTTTGCCCTCTGAAATGCGGCTCAATGGCCGGGGGGTATCTGCCTGTGCTGTCTGTGATGGCTTCTTCTTCCGGGGGCAGGACGTAGCCATCGTTGGAGCGGGCGACACAGCTGCCGAAGAAGCGAGCTATCTGGCCAATTTATGCCGCAAGGTGTATATGCTGGTCCGACGGGATGAAATGCGGGCGTCCAAGTTCATGCAACAGCGGGTAAAAACGGCGCACAACATCGAAGTACTCTACAATTCAGTAACCGAAGAAATTCTGGGGGATGAAGATGTGGAGGGGGTTCGAATTAAAAATACCGAAACAGGTGAAGAGTCCATTCTGAATGTTACGGGCTTTTTCGTGGCCATCGGTCACAAACCAAATACTGACATTTTCCGGGAGTTTATCGATTTGGACGATAATGGCTACATTTTGACCGAAAAGGGAAGCACCCGAACCAATATACCCGGCGTTTTTGCTTGTGGCGACGCACAGGATAACATCTATCGTCAGGCCGTTACTGCGGCTGGTACAGGCTGTATGGCAGCCCTTGATGCGGAGCGTTATCTGGTCACCCTCGAAATGCAGCCAGAAGAAATTTAA
- a CDS encoding OmpA family protein — MANLVADAQIHGYSLKPWGRTRRVWCQRFSNPVIPYVLLIALLLAPCTLLHAQTKKAKELYDQSIRLFSERKAADAIPFMEQAVKEDPSFTDAYLKLGQLYEFTRHYDPALAAYRNAVRLQPDNPASGSAYQALSNTLLRLGRYTEAIPYLEKFQTLFAPQSAQAKRIARQLETARFGQESMQHPQTVDPKPLSSVLQTTPSQYFPVLTADEQTLVFTALKPEGDEDLMTATFNGETWSPPTSLASSINTPENEGTASLSADGRTLVFTACQGRKGFGSCDLYLSHKTGNDWSSPENLGATINTRYYESQPALSADGRQLYFVSDRPGGKGRRDIWRSDRDANGEWTEPVNLGEPVNTASNEASPFIHPNGQSLFFASEGHIGMGGYDLFVADNGPSGWTAPTNLGYPINNSEDQASLFVSANGTRAYYSFEEQKDGVSQKSRLYTFELPESLRERIKPVSYLKGTIADAKTKKPLPATVELIDLKTNQVVSRVQADAQTGQYTAVLPSGGEYALYVSQSGYLFKSLSFDFTQKTKGEGLSMVVPLEPVTTGATANETLNNLFFESGRYDLADKSRTELARLAAFLQANPGVKVEISGHTDDKGDPAANLILSQKRAQAVVTYLTQSGIETNRIRAVGYGKTRPLVPNTTDENRRLNRRIEWKVL, encoded by the coding sequence ATGGCAAATCTCGTTGCAGACGCACAAATACATGGATATTCCCTAAAGCCATGGGGCAGAACGCGTAGGGTATGGTGCCAACGGTTCTCTAATCCTGTCATTCCATACGTCCTACTGATCGCCCTGCTCCTGGCTCCATGCACTCTTCTCCACGCGCAAACCAAAAAGGCGAAGGAGCTTTACGATCAATCCATCCGATTGTTCAGCGAGCGGAAAGCAGCTGATGCCATTCCCTTTATGGAACAGGCAGTAAAGGAAGACCCAAGCTTTACCGATGCCTACCTGAAACTCGGCCAGTTGTACGAATTCACCAGGCACTACGATCCTGCCCTGGCCGCTTACCGGAATGCCGTCCGACTCCAACCCGATAACCCGGCTTCAGGATCGGCTTATCAGGCATTAAGTAATACGTTACTCCGACTAGGGCGTTATACCGAAGCCATCCCCTATCTCGAAAAATTCCAGACGCTGTTTGCCCCCCAGTCGGCACAGGCCAAACGAATTGCCCGTCAGCTAGAAACTGCCCGTTTCGGTCAGGAATCCATGCAACACCCACAGACTGTCGACCCTAAACCCCTATCCTCGGTTCTGCAAACAACCCCTTCGCAATACTTTCCTGTGTTGACTGCCGATGAACAAACGCTGGTCTTTACGGCTCTGAAACCCGAAGGCGACGAAGACCTGATGACGGCGACTTTCAACGGCGAAACCTGGTCCCCTCCTACCTCATTGGCGAGCAGTATCAATACCCCCGAAAATGAAGGGACTGCCAGTCTGTCGGCCGATGGGCGGACCCTTGTGTTTACCGCCTGCCAGGGTCGTAAGGGATTTGGCAGTTGCGACTTGTATTTGAGCCACAAAACCGGCAACGACTGGTCGAGTCCTGAAAATTTAGGGGCTACCATCAATACCCGTTATTACGAATCCCAACCGGCGCTCTCAGCCGATGGGCGACAACTCTATTTCGTTTCGGACCGACCAGGCGGCAAAGGTCGTCGCGACATCTGGCGCAGTGATCGGGATGCCAACGGCGAATGGACAGAGCCGGTCAATCTGGGTGAGCCGGTCAACACCGCATCCAATGAAGCATCCCCGTTTATTCACCCCAATGGCCAAAGCCTGTTTTTTGCCTCGGAGGGGCATATAGGTATGGGCGGATATGACCTGTTTGTTGCGGATAACGGCCCGTCTGGCTGGACTGCGCCCACCAATCTGGGTTACCCGATCAATAATTCGGAAGATCAGGCTTCGCTTTTTGTGTCGGCCAATGGCACTCGCGCCTACTATTCCTTTGAAGAGCAGAAAGATGGCGTTTCCCAGAAATCCAGGCTTTATACCTTCGAATTGCCCGAATCCCTGCGCGAACGGATCAAACCCGTCAGCTATTTAAAGGGAACTATTGCCGACGCCAAAACGAAAAAACCGCTGCCCGCTACCGTCGAACTTATTGATTTAAAAACCAACCAGGTTGTCTCGCGGGTACAGGCTGACGCCCAAACGGGTCAGTACACAGCTGTGCTGCCGAGTGGTGGTGAGTATGCCTTATATGTCAGTCAGTCCGGCTATCTGTTCAAAAGCCTATCCTTCGATTTCACACAAAAAACGAAAGGGGAAGGCTTATCGATGGTAGTACCCTTAGAGCCCGTAACAACCGGAGCAACAGCCAATGAAACCCTGAACAACTTATTTTTCGAATCAGGGCGATACGATCTGGCCGATAAATCGCGTACGGAACTAGCCCGACTGGCGGCATTTTTACAGGCTAATCCAGGGGTAAAAGTTGAGATTTCAGGCCATACCGACGACAAAGGAGATCCGGCAGCCAACCTGATACTATCCCAAAAGCGAGCTCAGGCCGTTGTGACTTATCTTACGCAGTCGGGTATCGAAACCAATCGAATACGGGCCGTCGGCTACGGCAAAACCAGACCCCTCGTTCCGAACACAACCGACGAAAACCGACGACTCAACCGACGAATTGAATGGAAAGTACTTTAA
- a CDS encoding 7-carboxy-7-deazaguanine synthase QueE, with product MLAEQKQPITPDNNIEMTLPVMEAFYTLQGEGAHTGRAAYFIRLGGCDVGCHWCDVKESWDADAHPKLSVDTILAGALQYPGRMAVITGGEPLMHDLTELTATLQAAGFRTNIETSGVCQAVTGSWDWVCFSPKKFKKPNPAIFAKADELKVIIYNASDFAFAESFVPFLRPDCKLFLQTEWSRSNEMLPLIVDYVKNNPQWQISLQTHKYMDIP from the coding sequence ATGCTAGCAGAACAGAAACAACCGATAACTCCTGATAACAACATCGAAATGACTCTCCCCGTCATGGAAGCGTTCTACACCCTTCAGGGCGAAGGAGCGCATACGGGTCGGGCCGCTTATTTTATCCGGCTCGGTGGGTGCGACGTCGGCTGCCACTGGTGCGACGTCAAAGAATCGTGGGATGCCGACGCCCACCCAAAACTGTCGGTCGATACAATTCTGGCAGGCGCTTTGCAGTACCCAGGTCGGATGGCCGTTATTACCGGGGGAGAACCGCTTATGCACGACCTTACGGAACTAACAGCCACCTTACAGGCAGCAGGTTTCCGCACCAATATTGAAACATCGGGGGTTTGTCAGGCCGTTACGGGTTCGTGGGACTGGGTTTGTTTTTCACCCAAAAAGTTTAAAAAGCCCAACCCAGCGATTTTCGCCAAAGCCGACGAGCTTAAAGTAATCATTTACAACGCGTCCGATTTCGCGTTTGCCGAGTCCTTCGTGCCGTTTTTACGACCCGATTGTAAACTCTTTTTGCAAACAGAGTGGAGTCGTTCCAATGAAATGCTGCCTCTTATCGTTGATTACGTAAAAAATAATCCGCAATGGCAAATCTCGTTGCAGACGCACAAATACATGGATATTCCCTAA
- a CDS encoding LytR/AlgR family response regulator transcription factor yields MNRPIAEDFSFKAQIWQSIQTGIYVFLFVYFFGGSSFGGPNRVGVLTLFGAGCTVSTLFANWLVPTLLSRIYDEDRWVVWKYILHTFFVLFCISLGNQLLLVLTQNDYPSFWQMYLIVTLIGFFPIISSVFVSERRRLKRNLAQAQELNRQLTQRAGLPPTDYLPSQQTNAKMAPVVEKPILLSSENGKERLSLQPEQLLYVESVGNYVDVYWLNRNECQKTVLRSTLKEVADILSIYPQFFRCHRAFLVNLKMVNQTEGNARGYQLTLNGVSPKIPVSRTYLDAFDARMNEIL; encoded by the coding sequence ATGAATCGGCCAATTGCCGAAGATTTCAGCTTTAAGGCCCAGATTTGGCAGTCGATTCAGACGGGTATTTACGTGTTTCTATTTGTTTATTTTTTTGGCGGCTCATCGTTTGGTGGACCGAACCGGGTAGGAGTGCTCACCTTATTTGGGGCCGGTTGTACGGTGTCAACCCTGTTTGCAAATTGGCTTGTTCCAACCCTGCTCAGTCGGATTTACGATGAAGATCGCTGGGTCGTGTGGAAATACATTCTTCACACCTTCTTCGTTTTGTTTTGCATCAGCCTGGGTAATCAACTCCTGCTTGTGCTTACCCAAAATGACTATCCGTCGTTTTGGCAGATGTATCTGATTGTGACGTTGATTGGTTTTTTTCCAATTATCAGTAGCGTGTTTGTATCGGAGCGTCGTCGGCTAAAACGGAATCTGGCACAGGCGCAGGAGCTTAATCGTCAACTGACCCAGCGAGCCGGGCTACCACCGACAGACTACTTACCCTCCCAGCAGACCAATGCAAAAATGGCTCCCGTAGTTGAGAAGCCAATCCTATTGAGTTCTGAAAATGGCAAAGAGCGACTGTCTCTTCAGCCTGAGCAGTTGTTGTATGTTGAGTCGGTCGGTAATTATGTTGATGTGTATTGGCTTAACCGGAATGAATGTCAGAAAACGGTTCTGCGAAGTACGCTCAAAGAGGTGGCCGATATACTTAGCATTTATCCCCAGTTTTTTCGGTGCCATCGGGCATTTTTGGTGAACTTGAAAATGGTTAATCAGACCGAAGGCAATGCGCGTGGGTATCAGTTAACACTAAATGGGGTTTCACCAAAAATTCCAGTGTCTCGCACATATCTCGATGCATTTGATGCCCGGATGAACGAGATTCTATAA
- a CDS encoding CPBP family intramembrane glutamic endopeptidase, with product MLNTLKITRSHIAEVNWKSVSVFYLLACALSYGLHFLPNLNKGILPVHNVFTYGMGPLLAAVSCRFLFPQAPRTISVFGSAPLKTILFVLTPILLSVVLGVPSKAGQNSHVFGLLLGISGVLYGFGEEMGWRGYLQDALRPLPTLYRAILIGVMHAGWHLTFMPDLSGISGGQTNALMVVGVLILMAWGLGALVDTTKAVLVVACAHELMNIAVHPVALAVTLLVWIGLVRNWSKQLPRFKNFLFTFVS from the coding sequence ATGCTGAATACACTAAAAATTACCCGCTCACACATTGCCGAGGTTAACTGGAAATCGGTTAGTGTTTTTTACCTGCTGGCCTGTGCATTGTCATATGGTCTGCATTTTTTACCTAACCTAAACAAAGGTATCCTGCCCGTTCATAATGTATTTACGTATGGCATGGGTCCGTTGCTGGCAGCGGTGTCCTGTCGGTTTCTATTTCCTCAGGCACCGCGTACAATTTCTGTTTTCGGCTCTGCACCGCTAAAAACCATTCTATTCGTACTAACGCCTATCCTGCTTTCTGTAGTGCTTGGTGTACCAAGCAAAGCGGGTCAGAATAGCCATGTGTTCGGTCTGCTTCTGGGTATATCGGGTGTGCTTTACGGATTTGGGGAAGAGATGGGCTGGCGTGGCTATTTGCAGGATGCACTTCGCCCATTGCCTACGCTTTACCGGGCCATTCTGATCGGTGTTATGCACGCAGGCTGGCATTTGACCTTCATGCCCGATTTGTCGGGAATCAGTGGTGGGCAAACGAATGCACTAATGGTGGTTGGCGTGTTGATTCTGATGGCCTGGGGACTGGGCGCGTTGGTCGACACTACCAAGGCGGTTTTGGTCGTTGCCTGTGCCCACGAACTGATGAACATCGCCGTTCATCCGGTGGCGCTCGCAGTTACGTTATTGGTTTGGATTGGGCTGGTGCGAAACTGGTCGAAACAACTCCCGCGATTTAAGAATTTTCTTTTTACCTTTGTGTCATGA
- the hisG gene encoding ATP phosphoribosyltransferase has product MSSVLRIALQKSGRLSEDSYQLFKECGIRFDYGTGKLKSVSSNFPAEFLFLRDDDIPGYVEDGVADLGIVGENVAVEMGRQVQTIHKLGFSKCRLSIAVPRGTDWTGIQCLEGKNIATSYPNLLGSYLNEQGVRAEIHEISGSVEIAPSIGLAEAVCDIVSSGSTLLSNGLKEVETIFRSEAILIAPNELNEEKQELVDKLLFRIKAVQVAKNNKYIVLNAPNDSLNQITALLPGMKSPTVTPLATEGWSSVHSVLNENEFWENIEAIRAAGAEGILVIPIEKMIY; this is encoded by the coding sequence ATGTCTTCTGTATTACGAATTGCCTTGCAAAAATCGGGTCGGCTGAGCGAAGATTCGTATCAGCTTTTTAAAGAGTGTGGTATCCGTTTCGACTATGGTACCGGCAAACTCAAATCGGTTTCGTCCAACTTCCCGGCCGAGTTTCTTTTTTTACGTGATGACGATATTCCCGGCTACGTCGAAGATGGTGTCGCTGATCTGGGCATCGTGGGTGAGAATGTTGCGGTCGAAATGGGCCGTCAGGTGCAAACGATCCATAAACTTGGGTTTTCCAAATGCCGGTTGTCCATCGCTGTACCGCGCGGTACCGACTGGACGGGAATTCAGTGCCTGGAAGGAAAGAATATTGCAACCTCGTATCCGAATCTTCTGGGAAGTTATCTGAACGAACAGGGCGTTCGGGCCGAAATTCACGAGATTAGTGGATCGGTCGAAATTGCACCCAGTATCGGGTTGGCCGAGGCTGTCTGCGATATTGTTAGTTCGGGAAGTACACTACTCAGTAATGGCCTCAAAGAAGTGGAAACCATCTTTCGTTCGGAAGCCATTCTGATTGCTCCAAATGAACTAAATGAGGAAAAACAGGAACTTGTCGATAAGCTGCTCTTCCGCATCAAAGCGGTACAGGTGGCTAAGAATAATAAGTACATTGTCCTGAATGCACCGAACGATTCACTGAATCAGATTACAGCCCTGCTTCCTGGGATGAAAAGCCCGACCGTTACCCCATTGGCTACTGAAGGCTGGAGTTCGGTCCATTCGGTGCTGAATGAAAATGAATTCTGGGAAAATATCGAAGCCATCCGGGCCGCTGGTGCCGAAGGTATACTCGTGATTCCGATAGAGAAAATGATTTATTAA
- the hisD gene encoding histidinol dehydrogenase: MNIIPFPARTEWSALLARPVQSTQQIEAAVAPILAQVKAEGDSALLALAQKFDKVELTTAQLRVDSVELEAAEAQLSDELKTAIRQAYQNIRLFHEKQKQPVEKIETMPGVTCWRKSVGIEKVGLYIPGGTAPLFSTVLMLGIPAQLAGCREVVLCTPSNHPAIYFAAKLVGVTKVFRIGGAQAIAAMAYGTESIPQVYKVFGPGNQYVTAAKMLVAKEGMAIDMPAGPSEVAVYADDSAVPSFVAADLLSQAEHGADSQVLLVSTSKKLLASVNLTLSTQLGRLPRQEMAAKALENSKMILVENQADAIDLLNQYAAEHLILSVENAEEVANQIVNAGSIFLGNYTPESAGDYASGTNHTLPTNGFARAYSGVSLDSFVKKITVQYITPAGLQRVGPVVEAMAEAESLEAHKRAVSLRLASLDETNLV; encoded by the coding sequence ATGAATATCATTCCGTTTCCCGCCCGTACTGAATGGTCTGCTTTGCTGGCCCGTCCAGTGCAATCGACCCAGCAGATCGAAGCGGCTGTGGCACCGATTCTGGCTCAGGTAAAAGCTGAAGGCGATTCGGCTTTGCTGGCGCTGGCGCAAAAATTTGACAAGGTTGAGCTGACTACGGCGCAACTGCGTGTCGATAGTGTCGAGTTGGAGGCTGCCGAAGCCCAGCTAAGCGATGAGCTAAAAACGGCGATCCGGCAGGCGTATCAAAACATCCGCCTGTTTCATGAAAAGCAGAAACAGCCTGTTGAGAAGATCGAAACAATGCCCGGAGTTACATGCTGGCGCAAGAGTGTGGGTATCGAAAAAGTTGGGTTGTATATTCCAGGAGGAACGGCTCCCCTGTTTAGTACGGTGCTGATGCTGGGAATACCGGCTCAACTGGCTGGTTGCCGGGAAGTTGTGCTGTGTACGCCAAGCAACCATCCGGCTATCTATTTCGCGGCCAAACTGGTGGGTGTTACGAAAGTATTTCGGATTGGTGGCGCTCAGGCTATTGCGGCTATGGCCTACGGAACCGAGTCTATTCCTCAGGTGTACAAGGTTTTTGGCCCAGGCAATCAGTATGTTACAGCCGCTAAAATGTTGGTGGCTAAAGAGGGAATGGCGATCGATATGCCGGCCGGGCCGAGCGAAGTGGCCGTATATGCCGATGATTCGGCGGTTCCGTCGTTTGTAGCGGCTGATCTGCTTTCGCAGGCCGAACACGGAGCCGATAGCCAGGTGCTTCTGGTGTCGACGAGTAAAAAACTCCTGGCGAGTGTCAATCTGACCTTATCAACCCAGCTTGGTCGATTACCCCGGCAGGAAATGGCGGCTAAAGCGCTGGAAAATAGCAAGATGATTCTGGTCGAAAATCAGGCAGATGCCATTGACTTACTGAATCAATATGCTGCCGAACACCTTATTCTGAGTGTTGAGAATGCAGAAGAAGTGGCCAACCAGATTGTGAATGCAGGCTCGATTTTTCTTGGGAACTATACCCCCGAATCGGCGGGCGATTATGCATCAGGAACCAACCATACCCTACCGACCAATGGGTTTGCGCGGGCGTACAGTGGCGTATCGCTGGACAGTTTTGTGAAGAAAATTACAGTACAGTACATAACGCCTGCCGGATTGCAACGGGTTGGGCCCGTCGTGGAAGCGATGGCCGAGGCCGAATCACTGGAGGCTCATAAACGAGCGGTGAGCCTGCGACTGGCCAGTCTGGACGAAACGAATCTGGTTTGA
- a CDS encoding peptide deformylase has translation MKHLADLLLLGDPRLYETCEPVLESELPLVAGWVVDLHHVMEEIRAKYQFGRGIAAPQLGIMKRLIYLNVDRPQVIINPELIALSDDMGELWDDCMSFPNLLVRVRRHRNLTMLYRDEHWQSHTWEVSDWALSELIQHEYDHLNGVLCTMRAIDEQAFRWRPTPTL, from the coding sequence ATGAAACACCTCGCTGATCTTCTGCTCTTGGGCGATCCGCGCCTGTATGAAACCTGTGAGCCGGTACTGGAATCGGAGTTGCCCTTGGTGGCGGGTTGGGTAGTCGACCTGCACCATGTAATGGAAGAAATCAGGGCAAAGTACCAGTTTGGACGGGGGATTGCCGCTCCGCAACTGGGCATTATGAAACGACTGATCTATCTGAATGTCGACCGGCCTCAGGTGATCATCAATCCTGAACTGATCGCCCTCAGCGACGATATGGGTGAGCTTTGGGACGATTGCATGAGTTTTCCAAACTTACTGGTCCGGGTCCGCCGACATCGAAACCTAACGATGCTGTACCGTGATGAACACTGGCAATCCCATACATGGGAGGTAAGTGATTGGGCCCTGTCGGAGCTGATTCAGCATGAATACGACCATCTGAATGGAGTATTGTGTACGATGCGGGCCATTGACGAACAGGCA